One genomic window of Glycine max cultivar Williams 82 chromosome 16, Glycine_max_v4.0, whole genome shotgun sequence includes the following:
- the LOC100807448 gene encoding cytochrome P450 84A1 yields MDLLLELKTALEPFRETLLFTIPLTLLLLGIVSRIRRKTAPYPPGPKGLPLIGNMNIMNQLTHKGLANLAKQYGGVLHLRIGFLHMVAISNAEAAREVLQVQDNIFSNRPATIAISYLTYDRADMAFAHYGPFWRQMRKICVMKLFSRKRAESWNTVRDEVDFIIRSVTNNLGSPVNVGELVFNLTKNIIYRAAFGSSSQEGQDEFISILQEFSKLFGAFNVADFVPFLGWVDPQGLNKRLVKARASLDSFIDKIIDEHVQKRRSGHDGDEESDMVDELLNFYSHEAKLNDESDELLNSISLTRDNIKAIIMDVMFGGTETVASGIEWAMAELMRSPDDLRRVQQELADVVGLDRRVEESDLEKLVYLKCAVKETLRLHPPIPLLLHETAEDAAVCGYHVPKGSRVMINAWAIGRDKSAWEDAEAFKPSRFLNPHVPDFKGSNFEFIPFGSGRRSCPGMQLGLYTLELAMAHLLHCFTWELPDGMKPSELDTSDVFGLTAPRASRLVAVPFKRVLCPL; encoded by the exons ATGGATTTGCTCCTAGAACTGAAAACCGCACTGGAACCGTTCCGCGAAACACTATTGTTCACAATCCCATTGACTCTATTGCTGCTGGGCATAGTGTCCCGAATCCGCAGAAAAACGGCGCCGTATCCACCGGGCCCAAAAGGCCTCCCCCTAATAGGCAACATGAACATCATGAACCAGCTCACACACAAAGGCCTGGCCAACTTAGCGAAGCAATACGGCGGCGTTTTGCACCTCCGCATAGGGTTCCTCCACATGGTGGCGATCTCCAACGCAGAAGCGGCGCGTGAGGTTCTCCAAGTCCAAGACAACATCTTCTCCAACCGCCCCGCGACAATCGCCATCAGCTATTTAACCTACGACCGCGCCGACATGGCTTTCGCGCACTACGGTCCCTTCTGGCGCCAGATGCGCAAGATCTGCGTCATGAAGCTCTTCAGCCGCAAGCGCGCCGAGTCATGGAACACCGTCAGAGACGAAGTCGACTTCATCATCCGTTCTGTTACGAACAACCTCGGAAGCCCCGTCAATGTCGGAGAACTCGTCTTCAACCTAACGAAGAACATCATCTACCGCGCCGCGTTCGGGTCTAGTTCCCAGGAGGGGCAGGACGAGTTCATTTCGATTCTTCAGGAGTTCTCGAAGCTCTTCGGGGCTTTTAATGTTGCAGATTTCGTTCCGTTTCTTGGGTGGGTTGATCCTCAGGGGCTCAACAAGAGGCTTGTGAAGGCACGTGCCTCGCTGGATAGCTTCATTGACAAGATCATCGACGAGCACGTGCAGAAGAGGAGGAGTGGCCACGACGGCGATGAGGAAAGTGACATGGTTGATGAGTTACTGAATTTTTATAGCCATGAGGCGAAGCTGAATGATGAGTCCGACGAGTTGCTCAACTCCATCAGCCTCACCAGGGACAACATCAAAGCCATCATCATG GACGTGATGTTTGGAGGAACCGAAACTGTTGCGTCGGGAATTGAGTGGGCAATGGCGGAGCTAATGAGAAGCCCAGACGACCTACGGCGCGTGCAGCAAGAACTCGCCGACGTGGTGGGCTTGGACCGGCGCGTGGAGGAATCAGACCTCGAAAAGCTCGTATATCTAAAATGCGCTGTCAAGGAGACGCTGCGGCTGCACCCACCTATCCCGCTGCTCCTCCATGAGACTGCGGAGGATGCGGCGGTGTGTGGTTACCACGTGCCGAAGGGCTCGCGCGTGATGATAAACGCGTGGGCCATAGGGCGGGACAAGAGCGCGTGGGAGGACGCGGAAGCGTTCAAGCCTTCGCGGTTTCTGAACCCGCACGTGCCGGATTTCAAAGGGAGTAACTTTGAGTTCATTCCATTCGGGTCGGGTCGGAGATCCTGCCCCGGAATGCAACTGGGTCTTTACACGCTGGAACTGGCCATGGCACACTTGCTTCACTGCTTCACATGGGAGTTACCAGATGGAATGAAACCCAGCGAGTTGGACACGAGTGACGTGTTCGGACTCACCGCGCCCAGGGCGAGTCGACTCGTCGCAGTCCCATTTAAGCGCGTGTTATGCCCTctctaa